In the Candidatus Saccharibacteria bacterium oral taxon 488 genome, one interval contains:
- a CDS encoding CYTH domain-containing protein produces MKQTAIINSEIKARCADQESVRQYLREHGADFKGTDHQIDMYFDVPEGRLKLRQGPIENNLIFYQRADTDGPKQSTINLSPVAPDSTIGEVLTAALGVRAVVDKQREIYFIDNVKFHIDTVKGLGNFVEIEAIDANGKRNAKELEQQCSHYMRELGIKDTDLVVGSYNDLLEYGDDIQAT; encoded by the coding sequence ATGAAACAAACAGCAATTATCAATTCAGAAATCAAGGCCCGGTGCGCCGATCAAGAGTCGGTGCGCCAATATCTACGTGAGCACGGCGCGGACTTTAAGGGGACGGATCATCAAATTGATATGTATTTTGATGTACCCGAGGGGCGCCTGAAGCTACGTCAAGGACCGATCGAAAATAACCTTATCTTTTATCAGCGGGCGGACACCGACGGGCCAAAACAATCGACTATCAACCTATCGCCGGTCGCGCCGGACTCGACCATCGGCGAGGTGCTAACAGCAGCGCTTGGTGTGCGTGCGGTTGTTGATAAGCAGCGCGAGATTTACTTCATCGACAATGTCAAGTTTCACATCGACACCGTTAAGGGTCTCGGGAATTTTGTCGAAATTGAAGCTATCGATGCCAATGGTAAACGAAACGCCAAGGAACTGGAACAGCAATGCTCACACTACATGCGTGAACTTGGTATCAAGGATACGGATTTAGTGGTTGGCTCGTATAATGATTTGTTGGAGTATGGTGACGATATTCAAGCGACAT